A stretch of Brachyhypopomus gauderio isolate BG-103 chromosome 3, BGAUD_0.2, whole genome shotgun sequence DNA encodes these proteins:
- the zfand5a gene encoding AN1-type zinc finger protein 5a, giving the protein MAQETNQSPVPILCTTGCGFYGNPRTNGMCSVCYKEHLSRQQSSDRSPVSPLGGSSVEAAAMQILDASLNKVEPSPSTSAESMRESMPTASLPVTQQMTEMSISREEGSPSPTPDPLEPVVTQPTSSPSPSPVAQDGEDGKSPDASKPKKNRCFTCRKRVGLTGFDCRCGNLFCGIHRYSDKHNCTYDYKAEAAAKIRKENPMVVADKIQRI; this is encoded by the exons ATGGCCCAGGAAACCAATCAGAGCCCAGTTCCCATCCTGTGCACCACAGGCTGTGGTTTCTACGGCAACCCCAGGACAAATGGAATGTGTTCTGTATGCTATAAGGAGCACCTGAGCAGACAGCAGAGTAGCGACCGCAGTCCTGTGAGCCCTCTAG GTGGATCCTCGGTGGAGGCCGCGGCGATGCAAATACTAGACGCCAGCCTAAACAAAGTAGAGCCTTCGCCCTCGACCAGCGCGGAGtccatgagaga AAGCATGCCCACGGCCTCCCTGCCCGTAACCCAACAGATGACGGAGATGAGCATATCCCGAGAGGAGgggagcccctcccccacaccggaCCCCTTGGAACCAG TCGTGACCCAGCCCACTTCGTCCCCGTCCCCGTCGCCTGTAGCCCAGGACGGCGAGGATGGCAAGAGTCCGGACGCCTCCAAGCCCAAGAAGAACCGCTGCTTCACCTGTCGCAAGAGAGTGGGCCTGACGG GTTTCGACTGCAGGTGCGGCAACCTTTTCTGCGGAATCCACCGGTACTCGGACAAACACAACTGCACGTACGACTACAAGGCAGAGGCCGCCGCCAAGATCCGGAAGGAGAACCCCATGGTCGTGGCGGACAAGATCCAGAGAATATAA